The Arachis duranensis cultivar V14167 chromosome 2, aradu.V14167.gnm2.J7QH, whole genome shotgun sequence genome has a window encoding:
- the LOC107476161 gene encoding protein TRANSPARENT TESTA 9-like isoform X1, with the protein MMRSFWRSVDRFSVLHFRSVIDELKQIKVVNMRNRELVLDLLQSVVEIITYGDKHDPSILECFMDRQVVAEFVRMLDISENSRIEAPLLQYLSIMIQNMDNEHAIYYCFSNGYINSIILHPYELDGGDLAPYYVSFLRAVSGKINRDTLCLLVNVHGDAVVSFPLYTEALRFAHHEEKMIQTAVRTIVLNIYNVSDEMIYKFIMTPPVSDYFSVMVGRLREMCILLDAFLHEKGDMDTQKRRNGLILESDKIIDELYYLKDILSVDEPRLNQLVTENLLNGLVFPVLFSLPASMNNNGSDLSAITSLYILSRLLQVVGGRSMINNVAGVILYHFLNLNARTLSEGNASDSSNEVKPFSKCLNEVEKIISYAPESKGDGNINGNYLDSLLEDFRTRVNISCLNGDICPKRQGILAFVFSEDQCLLLASTFLLLILAESKDLDSLLAPMIRLYQTQDAMTNDTSTSKSLDASIFGGFMPEILNALLKVLAFQESHSPEMLWHAGWCLQKLLNFCREGLDDDNLLLFNTAYDHSHVHFLKELDGVWFDHIPDIVRNEWSSCTKVLEQSSQYKDPIFMLELVLPQQSTNGQTSSCFAWQKTVDAVKAFILHFQLKTFIFERELAENPLIAISSNDSGVICSSNVSSASFGSNVSLESGIPCTIAFSNAEIRDVYVVPMVHKNTGKLLLTEKHPFRSRHGVVIAIAPLAGLCSFASLSVSQPTIDKDHPSWLHLRIREFNPKLYATKAKGDHFSMPDHFVDGRWTLGFPDAKACKDAHLAILREITKQRSAVEATLAPLLNYDLGLAEENREK; encoded by the exons ATGATGCGCTCTTTCTGGCGATCTGTTGATCGCTTCTCCGTTCTACACTTCAG ATCCGTAATTGATGAACTGAAGCAGATCAAAGTTGTGAACATGCGTAACAGG GAATTAGTGCTGGATTTATTGCAGTCTGTTGTGGAGATAATTACTTATGGTGATAAACATGATCCATCCATTCTTGA ATGTTTCATGGATCGCCAAGTGGTTGCGGAATTCGTTCGAATGCTTGATATCAGTGAAAATTCAAGAATTGAGGCACCGTTACTTCAGTATCTCAGCATAATGATTCAAAACATGGATAATGAACATGCAATTT ACTATTGTTTCAGCAATGGTTATATTAATAGCATCATTTTGCATCCGTATGAACTTGATGGGGGAGACTTGGCTCCATACTATGTGTCTTTTCTAAG gGCCGTTAGTGGTAAAATAAACAGAGACACACTTTGCCTTCTTGTGAATGTACATGGG GATGCTGTAGTTTCCTTTCCCTTGTACACTGAGGCTCTAAGGTTTGCTCATCATGAGGAAAAGATGATTCAGACAGCAGTACGTACAATAGTTCTCAACATCTACAATG TTAGTGATGAGATGatctataaatttataatgACGCCACCAGTTTCAGACTACTTCTCTGTCATGGTTGGCAGATTACGAGAAATGTGTATTCTCTTAGATGCTTTTCTCCATGAAAAAGG GGATATGGACactcaaaaaagaagaaatggatTGATTCTTGAATCTGATAAAATTATTGATGAACTATACTACTTGAAAGACATTCTTAGTGTTGATGAGCCTCGATTGAATCAATTGGTTACTGAGAATCTCCTGAATGGGCTAGTGTTTCCTGTACTATTCTCATTACCAGCTTCAATGAATAATAAT GGCTCAGATTTATCTGCTATCACTTCACTATATATCTTATCACGTCTTCTTCAAGTCGTTGGGGGAAGAAGCATGATTAACAACGTGGCTGGTGTTATCCTGTATCATTTTTTGAACTTAAATGCGAGAACTCTGAGCGAAGGGAACGCTTCTGATAGCTCTAATGAAGTTAAACCATTTTCTAAGTGCCTGAATGAAGTGGAAAAGATTATTTCTTATGCTCCTGAGTCAAAAGGAGATGGAAACATCAATGGGAACTATCTGGATTCTCTTTTGGAAGATTTCAGGACCAGAGTCAATATTAGTTGCTTGAATGGTGATATATGTCCCAAAAg GCAAGGAATACTTGCATTTGTGTTTTCTGAGGATCAATGCCTACTGTTAGCTTCTACATTTCTCTTACTTATTCTGGCTGAAAGTAAAG ATCTTGATAGTCTATTAGCTCCAATGATTCGGCTGTATCAGACTCAGGATGCGATG ACAAATGACACATCGACTTCAAAGTCCTTGGATGCAAGTATCTTCGGTGGATTTATGCCTGAG ATTTTAAATGCCTTGCTTAAGGTTTTAGCCTTCCAGGAATCCCACTCCCCAGAGATGCTGTGGCATGCAGGGTGGTGCTTGCAAAAGCTTCTTAACTTTTGTAGAGAAGGACTTGATGATGATAATCTCCTCCTATTCAAT ACTGCATATGATCACTCACATGTACATTTTCTGAAAGAACTTGATGGAGTTTGGTTTGATCATATTCCGGATATTGTAAGAAATGAATGGTCAAGCTGTACAAAAG TTTTGGAGCAATCTTCCCAATATAAAGATCCAATATTTATGTTGGAACTTGTTCTTCCCCAACAATCCACCAATG GTCAAACATCTTCCTGTTTTGCATGGCAAAAGACAGTTGATGCAGTGAAG GCTTTTATTCTCCACTTTCAGCTGAAGACATTTATTTTCGAACGTGAGTTGGCAGAGAATCCATTGATTGCCATTTCTAGCAATGATTCTGGAGTAATCTGTTCTTCAAATGTTTCTTCTGCTAGCTTTGGGTCTAATGTTTCTTTGG AATCTGGAATACCTTGTACAATTGCATTTTCAAATGCCGAAATTAGAGATGTATATGTAGTACCAATGGTGCATAAGAATACCGGAAAATTGCTTCTCACAGAGAAACACCCATTTCGAAGCCGGCATGGGGTAGTGATAGCAATTGCTCCATTGGCAGGGTTATGT TCATTTGCCTCTTTATCTGTTTCACAGCCAACAATAGATAAGGATCACCCCTCATGGTTGCATCTTCGAATAAGAGAGTTCAACCCCAAGTTGTATGCAACTAAAGCCAAAGGAGATCATTTTAGCATGCCTGATCATTTTGTGGATGGGAGATGGACCCTTGGTTTCCCAGATGCAAAAGCTTGTAAGGATGCTCATTTAGCCATTCTTCGCGAAATTACCAAGCAGAGATCAGCTGTGGAGGCCACTCTTGCTCCATTACTTAATTATGATCTTGGATTAGCTGaagaaaacagagaaaaataa
- the LOC107476161 gene encoding protein TRANSPARENT TESTA 9-like isoform X3 gives MLCGNVVKYGTQNPDDYCFSNGYINSIILHPYELDGGDLAPYYVSFLRAVSGKINRDTLCLLVNVHGDAVVSFPLYTEALRFAHHEEKMIQTAVRTIVLNIYNVSDEMIYKFIMTPPVSDYFSVMVGRLREMCILLDAFLHEKGDMDTQKRRNGLILESDKIIDELYYLKDILSVDEPRLNQLVTENLLNGLVFPVLFSLPASMNNNGSDLSAITSLYILSRLLQVVGGRSMINNVAGVILYHFLNLNARTLSEGNASDSSNEVKPFSKCLNEVEKIISYAPESKGDGNINGNYLDSLLEDFRTRVNISCLNGDICPKRQGILAFVFSEDQCLLLASTFLLLILAESKDLDSLLAPMIRLYQTQDAMTNDTSTSKSLDASIFGGFMPEILNALLKVLAFQESHSPEMLWHAGWCLQKLLNFCREGLDDDNLLLFNTAYDHSHVHFLKELDGVWFDHIPDIVRNEWSSCTKVLEQSSQYKDPIFMLELVLPQQSTNGQTSSCFAWQKTVDAVKAFILHFQLKTFIFERELAENPLIAISSNDSGVICSSNVSSASFGSNVSLESGIPCTIAFSNAEIRDVYVVPMVHKNTGKLLLTEKHPFRSRHGVVIAIAPLAGLCSFASLSVSQPTIDKDHPSWLHLRIREFNPKLYATKAKGDHFSMPDHFVDGRWTLGFPDAKACKDAHLAILREITKQRSAVEATLAPLLNYDLGLAEENREK, from the exons ATGCTATGCGGAAATGTTGTCAAATATGGCACACAGAATCCAGATG ACTATTGTTTCAGCAATGGTTATATTAATAGCATCATTTTGCATCCGTATGAACTTGATGGGGGAGACTTGGCTCCATACTATGTGTCTTTTCTAAG gGCCGTTAGTGGTAAAATAAACAGAGACACACTTTGCCTTCTTGTGAATGTACATGGG GATGCTGTAGTTTCCTTTCCCTTGTACACTGAGGCTCTAAGGTTTGCTCATCATGAGGAAAAGATGATTCAGACAGCAGTACGTACAATAGTTCTCAACATCTACAATG TTAGTGATGAGATGatctataaatttataatgACGCCACCAGTTTCAGACTACTTCTCTGTCATGGTTGGCAGATTACGAGAAATGTGTATTCTCTTAGATGCTTTTCTCCATGAAAAAGG GGATATGGACactcaaaaaagaagaaatggatTGATTCTTGAATCTGATAAAATTATTGATGAACTATACTACTTGAAAGACATTCTTAGTGTTGATGAGCCTCGATTGAATCAATTGGTTACTGAGAATCTCCTGAATGGGCTAGTGTTTCCTGTACTATTCTCATTACCAGCTTCAATGAATAATAAT GGCTCAGATTTATCTGCTATCACTTCACTATATATCTTATCACGTCTTCTTCAAGTCGTTGGGGGAAGAAGCATGATTAACAACGTGGCTGGTGTTATCCTGTATCATTTTTTGAACTTAAATGCGAGAACTCTGAGCGAAGGGAACGCTTCTGATAGCTCTAATGAAGTTAAACCATTTTCTAAGTGCCTGAATGAAGTGGAAAAGATTATTTCTTATGCTCCTGAGTCAAAAGGAGATGGAAACATCAATGGGAACTATCTGGATTCTCTTTTGGAAGATTTCAGGACCAGAGTCAATATTAGTTGCTTGAATGGTGATATATGTCCCAAAAg GCAAGGAATACTTGCATTTGTGTTTTCTGAGGATCAATGCCTACTGTTAGCTTCTACATTTCTCTTACTTATTCTGGCTGAAAGTAAAG ATCTTGATAGTCTATTAGCTCCAATGATTCGGCTGTATCAGACTCAGGATGCGATG ACAAATGACACATCGACTTCAAAGTCCTTGGATGCAAGTATCTTCGGTGGATTTATGCCTGAG ATTTTAAATGCCTTGCTTAAGGTTTTAGCCTTCCAGGAATCCCACTCCCCAGAGATGCTGTGGCATGCAGGGTGGTGCTTGCAAAAGCTTCTTAACTTTTGTAGAGAAGGACTTGATGATGATAATCTCCTCCTATTCAAT ACTGCATATGATCACTCACATGTACATTTTCTGAAAGAACTTGATGGAGTTTGGTTTGATCATATTCCGGATATTGTAAGAAATGAATGGTCAAGCTGTACAAAAG TTTTGGAGCAATCTTCCCAATATAAAGATCCAATATTTATGTTGGAACTTGTTCTTCCCCAACAATCCACCAATG GTCAAACATCTTCCTGTTTTGCATGGCAAAAGACAGTTGATGCAGTGAAG GCTTTTATTCTCCACTTTCAGCTGAAGACATTTATTTTCGAACGTGAGTTGGCAGAGAATCCATTGATTGCCATTTCTAGCAATGATTCTGGAGTAATCTGTTCTTCAAATGTTTCTTCTGCTAGCTTTGGGTCTAATGTTTCTTTGG AATCTGGAATACCTTGTACAATTGCATTTTCAAATGCCGAAATTAGAGATGTATATGTAGTACCAATGGTGCATAAGAATACCGGAAAATTGCTTCTCACAGAGAAACACCCATTTCGAAGCCGGCATGGGGTAGTGATAGCAATTGCTCCATTGGCAGGGTTATGT TCATTTGCCTCTTTATCTGTTTCACAGCCAACAATAGATAAGGATCACCCCTCATGGTTGCATCTTCGAATAAGAGAGTTCAACCCCAAGTTGTATGCAACTAAAGCCAAAGGAGATCATTTTAGCATGCCTGATCATTTTGTGGATGGGAGATGGACCCTTGGTTTCCCAGATGCAAAAGCTTGTAAGGATGCTCATTTAGCCATTCTTCGCGAAATTACCAAGCAGAGATCAGCTGTGGAGGCCACTCTTGCTCCATTACTTAATTATGATCTTGGATTAGCTGaagaaaacagagaaaaataa
- the LOC107476161 gene encoding protein TRANSPARENT TESTA 9-like isoform X2 produces the protein MMRSFWRSVDRFSVLHFRSVIDELKQIKVVNMRNRELVLDLLQSVVEIITYGDKHDPSILECFMDRQVVAEFVRMLDISENSRIEAPLLQYLSIMIQNMDNEHAIYYCFSNGYINSIILHPYELDGGDLAPYYVSFLRAVSGKINRDTLCLLVNVHGDAVVSFPLYTEALRFAHHEEKMIQTAVRTIVLNIYNVSDEMIYKFIMTPPVSDYFSVMVGRLREMCILLDAFLHEKGDMDTQKRRNGLILESDKIIDELYYLKDILSVDEPRLNQLVTENLLNGLVFPVLFSLPASMNNNGSDLSAITSLYILSRLLQVVGGRSMINNVAGVILYHFLNLNARTLSEGNASDSSNEVKPFSKCLNEVEKIISYAPESKGDGNINGNYLDSLLEDFRTRVNISCLNGDICPKRQGILAFVFSEDQCLLLASTFLLLILAESKDLDSLLAPMIRLYQTQDAMTNDTSTSKSLDASIFGGFMPEILNALLKVLAFQESHSPEMLWHAGWCLQKLLNFCREGLDDDNLLLFNTAYDHSHVHFLKELDGVWFDHIPDIVRNEWSSCTKVLEQSSQYKDPIFMLELVLPQQSTNGQTSSCFAWQKTVDAVKAFILHFQLKTFIFERELAENPLIAISSNDSGVICSSNVSSASFGSNVSLESGIPCTIAFSNAEIRDVYVVPMVHKNTGKLLLTEKHPFRSRHGVVIAIAPLAGLCPTIDKDHPSWLHLRIREFNPKLYATKAKGDHFSMPDHFVDGRWTLGFPDAKACKDAHLAILREITKQRSAVEATLAPLLNYDLGLAEENREK, from the exons ATGATGCGCTCTTTCTGGCGATCTGTTGATCGCTTCTCCGTTCTACACTTCAG ATCCGTAATTGATGAACTGAAGCAGATCAAAGTTGTGAACATGCGTAACAGG GAATTAGTGCTGGATTTATTGCAGTCTGTTGTGGAGATAATTACTTATGGTGATAAACATGATCCATCCATTCTTGA ATGTTTCATGGATCGCCAAGTGGTTGCGGAATTCGTTCGAATGCTTGATATCAGTGAAAATTCAAGAATTGAGGCACCGTTACTTCAGTATCTCAGCATAATGATTCAAAACATGGATAATGAACATGCAATTT ACTATTGTTTCAGCAATGGTTATATTAATAGCATCATTTTGCATCCGTATGAACTTGATGGGGGAGACTTGGCTCCATACTATGTGTCTTTTCTAAG gGCCGTTAGTGGTAAAATAAACAGAGACACACTTTGCCTTCTTGTGAATGTACATGGG GATGCTGTAGTTTCCTTTCCCTTGTACACTGAGGCTCTAAGGTTTGCTCATCATGAGGAAAAGATGATTCAGACAGCAGTACGTACAATAGTTCTCAACATCTACAATG TTAGTGATGAGATGatctataaatttataatgACGCCACCAGTTTCAGACTACTTCTCTGTCATGGTTGGCAGATTACGAGAAATGTGTATTCTCTTAGATGCTTTTCTCCATGAAAAAGG GGATATGGACactcaaaaaagaagaaatggatTGATTCTTGAATCTGATAAAATTATTGATGAACTATACTACTTGAAAGACATTCTTAGTGTTGATGAGCCTCGATTGAATCAATTGGTTACTGAGAATCTCCTGAATGGGCTAGTGTTTCCTGTACTATTCTCATTACCAGCTTCAATGAATAATAAT GGCTCAGATTTATCTGCTATCACTTCACTATATATCTTATCACGTCTTCTTCAAGTCGTTGGGGGAAGAAGCATGATTAACAACGTGGCTGGTGTTATCCTGTATCATTTTTTGAACTTAAATGCGAGAACTCTGAGCGAAGGGAACGCTTCTGATAGCTCTAATGAAGTTAAACCATTTTCTAAGTGCCTGAATGAAGTGGAAAAGATTATTTCTTATGCTCCTGAGTCAAAAGGAGATGGAAACATCAATGGGAACTATCTGGATTCTCTTTTGGAAGATTTCAGGACCAGAGTCAATATTAGTTGCTTGAATGGTGATATATGTCCCAAAAg GCAAGGAATACTTGCATTTGTGTTTTCTGAGGATCAATGCCTACTGTTAGCTTCTACATTTCTCTTACTTATTCTGGCTGAAAGTAAAG ATCTTGATAGTCTATTAGCTCCAATGATTCGGCTGTATCAGACTCAGGATGCGATG ACAAATGACACATCGACTTCAAAGTCCTTGGATGCAAGTATCTTCGGTGGATTTATGCCTGAG ATTTTAAATGCCTTGCTTAAGGTTTTAGCCTTCCAGGAATCCCACTCCCCAGAGATGCTGTGGCATGCAGGGTGGTGCTTGCAAAAGCTTCTTAACTTTTGTAGAGAAGGACTTGATGATGATAATCTCCTCCTATTCAAT ACTGCATATGATCACTCACATGTACATTTTCTGAAAGAACTTGATGGAGTTTGGTTTGATCATATTCCGGATATTGTAAGAAATGAATGGTCAAGCTGTACAAAAG TTTTGGAGCAATCTTCCCAATATAAAGATCCAATATTTATGTTGGAACTTGTTCTTCCCCAACAATCCACCAATG GTCAAACATCTTCCTGTTTTGCATGGCAAAAGACAGTTGATGCAGTGAAG GCTTTTATTCTCCACTTTCAGCTGAAGACATTTATTTTCGAACGTGAGTTGGCAGAGAATCCATTGATTGCCATTTCTAGCAATGATTCTGGAGTAATCTGTTCTTCAAATGTTTCTTCTGCTAGCTTTGGGTCTAATGTTTCTTTGG AATCTGGAATACCTTGTACAATTGCATTTTCAAATGCCGAAATTAGAGATGTATATGTAGTACCAATGGTGCATAAGAATACCGGAAAATTGCTTCTCACAGAGAAACACCCATTTCGAAGCCGGCATGGGGTAGTGATAGCAATTGCTCCATTGGCAGGGTTATGT CCAACAATAGATAAGGATCACCCCTCATGGTTGCATCTTCGAATAAGAGAGTTCAACCCCAAGTTGTATGCAACTAAAGCCAAAGGAGATCATTTTAGCATGCCTGATCATTTTGTGGATGGGAGATGGACCCTTGGTTTCCCAGATGCAAAAGCTTGTAAGGATGCTCATTTAGCCATTCTTCGCGAAATTACCAAGCAGAGATCAGCTGTGGAGGCCACTCTTGCTCCATTACTTAATTATGATCTTGGATTAGCTGaagaaaacagagaaaaataa
- the LOC107476161 gene encoding protein TRANSPARENT TESTA 9-like isoform X4 yields the protein MNMQFVRLAVSGKINRDTLCLLVNVHGDAVVSFPLYTEALRFAHHEEKMIQTAVRTIVLNIYNVSDEMIYKFIMTPPVSDYFSVMVGRLREMCILLDAFLHEKGDMDTQKRRNGLILESDKIIDELYYLKDILSVDEPRLNQLVTENLLNGLVFPVLFSLPASMNNNGSDLSAITSLYILSRLLQVVGGRSMINNVAGVILYHFLNLNARTLSEGNASDSSNEVKPFSKCLNEVEKIISYAPESKGDGNINGNYLDSLLEDFRTRVNISCLNGDICPKRQGILAFVFSEDQCLLLASTFLLLILAESKDLDSLLAPMIRLYQTQDAMTNDTSTSKSLDASIFGGFMPEILNALLKVLAFQESHSPEMLWHAGWCLQKLLNFCREGLDDDNLLLFNTAYDHSHVHFLKELDGVWFDHIPDIVRNEWSSCTKVLEQSSQYKDPIFMLELVLPQQSTNGQTSSCFAWQKTVDAVKAFILHFQLKTFIFERELAENPLIAISSNDSGVICSSNVSSASFGSNVSLESGIPCTIAFSNAEIRDVYVVPMVHKNTGKLLLTEKHPFRSRHGVVIAIAPLAGLCSFASLSVSQPTIDKDHPSWLHLRIREFNPKLYATKAKGDHFSMPDHFVDGRWTLGFPDAKACKDAHLAILREITKQRSAVEATLAPLLNYDLGLAEENREK from the exons ATGAACATGCAATTTGTAAGACT gGCCGTTAGTGGTAAAATAAACAGAGACACACTTTGCCTTCTTGTGAATGTACATGGG GATGCTGTAGTTTCCTTTCCCTTGTACACTGAGGCTCTAAGGTTTGCTCATCATGAGGAAAAGATGATTCAGACAGCAGTACGTACAATAGTTCTCAACATCTACAATG TTAGTGATGAGATGatctataaatttataatgACGCCACCAGTTTCAGACTACTTCTCTGTCATGGTTGGCAGATTACGAGAAATGTGTATTCTCTTAGATGCTTTTCTCCATGAAAAAGG GGATATGGACactcaaaaaagaagaaatggatTGATTCTTGAATCTGATAAAATTATTGATGAACTATACTACTTGAAAGACATTCTTAGTGTTGATGAGCCTCGATTGAATCAATTGGTTACTGAGAATCTCCTGAATGGGCTAGTGTTTCCTGTACTATTCTCATTACCAGCTTCAATGAATAATAAT GGCTCAGATTTATCTGCTATCACTTCACTATATATCTTATCACGTCTTCTTCAAGTCGTTGGGGGAAGAAGCATGATTAACAACGTGGCTGGTGTTATCCTGTATCATTTTTTGAACTTAAATGCGAGAACTCTGAGCGAAGGGAACGCTTCTGATAGCTCTAATGAAGTTAAACCATTTTCTAAGTGCCTGAATGAAGTGGAAAAGATTATTTCTTATGCTCCTGAGTCAAAAGGAGATGGAAACATCAATGGGAACTATCTGGATTCTCTTTTGGAAGATTTCAGGACCAGAGTCAATATTAGTTGCTTGAATGGTGATATATGTCCCAAAAg GCAAGGAATACTTGCATTTGTGTTTTCTGAGGATCAATGCCTACTGTTAGCTTCTACATTTCTCTTACTTATTCTGGCTGAAAGTAAAG ATCTTGATAGTCTATTAGCTCCAATGATTCGGCTGTATCAGACTCAGGATGCGATG ACAAATGACACATCGACTTCAAAGTCCTTGGATGCAAGTATCTTCGGTGGATTTATGCCTGAG ATTTTAAATGCCTTGCTTAAGGTTTTAGCCTTCCAGGAATCCCACTCCCCAGAGATGCTGTGGCATGCAGGGTGGTGCTTGCAAAAGCTTCTTAACTTTTGTAGAGAAGGACTTGATGATGATAATCTCCTCCTATTCAAT ACTGCATATGATCACTCACATGTACATTTTCTGAAAGAACTTGATGGAGTTTGGTTTGATCATATTCCGGATATTGTAAGAAATGAATGGTCAAGCTGTACAAAAG TTTTGGAGCAATCTTCCCAATATAAAGATCCAATATTTATGTTGGAACTTGTTCTTCCCCAACAATCCACCAATG GTCAAACATCTTCCTGTTTTGCATGGCAAAAGACAGTTGATGCAGTGAAG GCTTTTATTCTCCACTTTCAGCTGAAGACATTTATTTTCGAACGTGAGTTGGCAGAGAATCCATTGATTGCCATTTCTAGCAATGATTCTGGAGTAATCTGTTCTTCAAATGTTTCTTCTGCTAGCTTTGGGTCTAATGTTTCTTTGG AATCTGGAATACCTTGTACAATTGCATTTTCAAATGCCGAAATTAGAGATGTATATGTAGTACCAATGGTGCATAAGAATACCGGAAAATTGCTTCTCACAGAGAAACACCCATTTCGAAGCCGGCATGGGGTAGTGATAGCAATTGCTCCATTGGCAGGGTTATGT TCATTTGCCTCTTTATCTGTTTCACAGCCAACAATAGATAAGGATCACCCCTCATGGTTGCATCTTCGAATAAGAGAGTTCAACCCCAAGTTGTATGCAACTAAAGCCAAAGGAGATCATTTTAGCATGCCTGATCATTTTGTGGATGGGAGATGGACCCTTGGTTTCCCAGATGCAAAAGCTTGTAAGGATGCTCATTTAGCCATTCTTCGCGAAATTACCAAGCAGAGATCAGCTGTGGAGGCCACTCTTGCTCCATTACTTAATTATGATCTTGGATTAGCTGaagaaaacagagaaaaataa
- the LOC107476162 gene encoding aspartic proteinase nepenthesin-2-like has product MAFSPYKILSLISIIFTIFTSMVSSLITTPNNNNTSTITIPLSPLLFTNNKHNNNNPPNSSLYQYQSLKLHAYASITRAHHLKHHKAKKGSSPSIIKTQVHPKSYGGYSIDLKFGTPPQTFSFVLDTGSSLVWLPCSSHYLCSKCNIDTNKISTFIPKKSSTSKLIGCKSPKCAWIFGPNVQCQNCQEKKQNNCSQICPAYTVQYGLGTTAGFLLSENLNLPKKIVPNFLVGCSVLSMYQPAGIVGLGRGPESLPRQMNLKKFSYCLLSHHRFDDSREASDLVLHGGRTAGKTAGVSYTPFDKNPAGENTAFATYYYIPIRKVIVGGKHVKIPANLLEPDSAGNGGSIVDSGTTFTFMDKPIFDAVAREFENQVNLTRNRVVEKRSGLSPCFTVAANNKTTSFPALTLQFRGGAKMILPPENYFSFVGAKSDVACFTIVSDEGSAATPSAARGPAVILGNYQQQNFYVEYDLENEKFGFRRQNCKRSG; this is encoded by the coding sequence ATGGCTTTTTCTCCATAcaaaattctctctctcatttctATCATCTTCACCATCTTCACTTCAATGGTATCATCATTGATAACCACACCAAACAATAACAACACCAGTACTATAACCATTCCTCTATCTCCATTATTATTCACAAACAACAAGCACAATAATAACAACCCCCCTAATTCTTCATTATATCAATACCAATCCCTCAAACTCCATGCTTATGCTTCCATAACAAGAGCCCACCACCTCAAACACCATAAAGCCAAAAAAGGCTCATCTCCCTCCATCATCAAAACCCAAGTTCACCCTAAAAGCTATGGAGGGTACTCCATAGACCTTAAATTTGGAACACCACCACAAACATTCTCTTTTGTTTTGGACACAGGAAGCAGCCTTGTATGGCTACCATGTTCATCTCATTACCTATGTTCCAAATGTAACATAGACACTAACAAGATTTCAACATTCATTCCCAAGAAATCCTCCACTTCCAAGCTCATAGGATGCAAAAGCCCTAAATGTGCATGGATTTTCGGGCCCAATGTACAATGTCAAAATTgccaagaaaaaaaacaaaataattgcTCGCAGATTTGTCCGGCCTATACAGTTCAGTATGGACTGGGCACAACTGCGGGCTTTCTCCTCTCGGAGAATTTAAATCTCCCTAAAAAAATTGTACCTAATTTTCTTGTAGGATGTTCTGTTCTTTCCATGTACCAACCCGCTGGTATAGTCGGATTAGGACGTGGACCAGAGTCATTGCCACGTCAGATGAACCTCAAGAAATTTTCTTATTGTTTACTCTCTCATCACCGCTTCGACGACTCCCGGGAGGCCTCCGACCTCGTCTTACATGGCGGTAGAACGGCCGGAAAAACCGCCGGCGTTAGTTACACGCCGTTCGACAAAAATCCGGCAGGGGAAAACACCGCATTTGCGACCTACTATTACATTCCAATCCGGAAGGTAATTGTTGGTGGGAAACATGTTAAGATTCCGGCGAATCTTCTAGAACCGGATTCCGCCGGAAACGGCGGTTCCATAGTGGATTCTGGAACCACGTTCACGTTCATGGACAAGCCAATTTTCGATGCGGTGGCGCGTGAGTTCGAGAACCAAGTGAATCTCACAAGGAATAGGGTGGTTGAGAAGCGTTCAGGGCTGAGTCCATGTTTCACCGTCGCCGCCAACaacaaaacgacgtcgtttccgGCTCTAACATTGCAATTCAGAGGCGGCGCCAAGATGATTCTCCCGccagaaaattatttttcttttgttggagCAAAGTCTGACGTGGCGTGTTTTACAATTGTTTCCGATGAAGGATCTGCGGCGACACCGTCGGCGGCGCGTGGACCTGCGGTGATTTTGGGGAACTATCAGCAACAGAATTTCTACGTGGAATATGATTTGGAGAATGAGAAGTTTGGATTTCGGCGTCAAAATTGTAAACGCAGTGGTTAG